In Cyprinus carpio isolate SPL01 chromosome B7, ASM1834038v1, whole genome shotgun sequence, a genomic segment contains:
- the copb1 gene encoding coatomer subunit beta, whose translation MTAAENVCYTLINVTNDSEPPSEVSLKTDLEKGEIKAKTEALKKVIIMILNGEKLPGLLMTIIRFVLPLQDHTIKKLLLVFWEIVPKTTPDGKLLQEMILVCDAYRKDLQHPNEFIRGSTLRFLCKLKESELLEPLMPAIRACLEHRHSYVRRNAVLAIYTIYRNFEHLIPDAPELIHDFLVNEKDASCKRNAFMMLIHADQDRALDYLSTCIDQVHTFGDILQLVIVELIYKVCHANPSERARFIRCIYNLLQSSSPAVKYEAAGTLVTLSSAPTAIKAAAQCYIDLIIKESDNNVKLIVLDRLIELKEHPTHERVLQDLVMDILRVLTTPDLEVRKKTLQLALDLVSSRNVEELVIVLKKEVIKTNNVTEHEDTDKYRQLLVRTLHSCSVRFPDMAGSVWPQLMEFLSDTNEAAAADVLEFVREAIQRFDNLRPLIIEKMLEVFHAIKTVKIYRGALWILGEYCSTKEDIQSVMTEVRRSLGEIPIVENELKKEAGEVKPEEEVTAAPAPKLVTEMGTYVTQSALSTSRPSKKEEDRPPLRGFLMDGDFYVAASLATTLTKVALRYVALAEDKKRQNSFVAEAMLIMATVLHLGKSSLPKKPITDDDVDRISLCLKVLSECSPLMNDIFNKECRRSLSHMLAVRLEEEKLSQKKESEKRNVLVQADDPISFMQLTAKNEMTSKEDQFQLSLLAAMGNTQRKEAADPLASKLNKVTQLTGFSDPVYAEAYVHVNQYDIVLDVLVVNQTSDTLQNCTLELATLGDLKLVEKPSPLTLAPHDFANIKANVKVASTENGIIFGNIVYDVSGAASDRNCVVLSDIHIDIMDYIQPASCTDAEFRQMWAEFEWENKVTVNTNIIDLNEYLQHILNSTNMKCLTPEKALSGICGFMAANLYARSIFGEDALANVSIEKPIHMGPDAPVNGHIRIRAKSQGMALSLGDKINLSQKRTGA comes from the exons ATGACAGCCGCGGAGAATGTGTGTTACACACTCATCAATGTCACCAATGACTCGGAACCACCGTCCGAAGTCAGCTTGAAAACTGATTTAG AAAAGGGGGAAATCAAAGCCAAGACAGAGGCTTTGAAAAAGGTCATCATCATGATCCTGAATGGAGAGAAACTTCCAGGCCTGTTAATGACCATTATTAGGTTTGTGCTGCCTCTTCAGGACCACACAATTAAGAAACTATTACTAGTTTTTTGGGAAATTGTTCCCAAAACTACTCCTGATGGCAAACTTCTTCAGGAGATGATCTTGGTCTGTGATGCCTACAGGAAG GATCTCCAGCATCCCAATGAGTTCATCCGTGGCTCCACCCTGCGCTTCCTGTGCAAGCTGAAGGAATCTGAGCTGCTGGAGCCCCTCATGCCAGCGATCCGTGCCTGTCTGGAGCATCGTCACAGCTATGTACGCCGCAATGCAGTCCTGGCCATCTACACTATCTACAG gaactTTGAGCATTTGATCCCAGACGCCCCTGAGTTAATTCATGATTTTCTCGTAAATGAGAAAGACGCAAGCTGCAAGAGAAATGCTTTTATGATGCTGATTCATGCAGATCAG GATAGAGCTTTGGACTACCTTAGCACCTGTATTGATCAGGTGCATACTTTCGGAGACATTCTACAGCTTGTTATTGTGGAACTGATTTATAAG GTCTGccatgccaacccctcagagagAGCTCGTTTCATCCGTTGTATTTACAACCTGCTGCAGTCTTCCAGTCCAGCtgtaaaatatgaagcagctggAACTCTGGTTACTCTGTCCAGCGCTCCCACTGCCATCAAG GCTGCTGCTCAGTGCTACATTGATCTGATCATTAAAGAGAGTGACAACAACGTTAAGCTCATTGTTCTGGACCGACTGATCGAGCTGAAGGAACATCCTACACATGAGCGTGTGCTGCAG GACCTTGTGATGGATATTCTGAGGGTTTTGACCACTCCTGATCTTGAGGTTCGCAAGAAGACCCTACAGCTGGCCCTGGACCTGGTGTCATCCCGCAATGTAGAAGAG CTGGTTATAGTGCTAAAGAAAGAAGTCATCAAAACCAACAATGTGACCGAGCATGAGGACACAGACAAGTACAGGCAGCTGCTTGTTCGCACTCTCCACTCCTGTAGCGTGCGCTTCCCTGACATGGCAGGATC tgtgtggcCACAGCTGATGGAGTTCCTGAGTGACACTAACGAGGCGGCCGCAGCCGACGTGCTGGAGTTTGTGCGTGAGGCGATTCAGAGGTTTGACAACCTCAGACCTCTCATCATTGAGAAGATGCTAGAGGTCTTTCATGCTATCAAGACTGTCAA GATTTACAGAGGTGCTCTGTGGATTTTGGGTGAATATTGCAGCACTAAAGAAGACATCCAGAGTGTCATGACAGAAGTCCGCAGATCTTTGGGAGAG atccCTATTGTGGAAAATGAGTTGAAAAAGGAGGCTGGAGAGGTGAAACCAGAGGAGGAGGTCACTGCAGCTCCAGCTCCTAAGCTGGTGACAGAAATGGGCACTTACGTCACTCAGAGTGCCCTGAGCACCTCCAGACCATCCAAAAAAGAAGAGGATAG GCCTCCTCTGAGGGGTTTCCTGATGGATGGAGACTTTTACGTTGCTGCCTCATTGGCCACCACCCTCACCAAAGTGGCCTTGCGCTACGTTGCTCTTGCCGAggacaaaaaaaggcaaaat TCATTTGTTGCAGAGGCTATGCTGATCATGGCCACTGTGCTCCATCTTGGCAAGTCATCTCTACCCAAGAAGCCCATCACAGATGACGATGTGGACCGGATCTCACTATGCCTCAAGGTCCTGTCCGAGTGCTCGCCCCTCATGAATGACATCTTTAACAAGGAATGCCGCAGATCTCTGTCCCATATGCTCGCTGTCAGACTGGAGGAGGAGAAACTGTCTCAGAAG aaagaGTCGGAGAAGCGCAATGTATTGGTTCAGGCAGATGATCCGATCTCCTTCATGCAGCTGACCGCTAAGAATGAGATGACATCCAAAGAGGATCAATTCCAGCTCAGTCTGCTGGCTGCTATGGGCAACACTCAGAGGAAAGAAGCCGCAGACCCTCTGGCCTCCAAACTTAATAAG GTCACCCAATTAACTGGTTTCTCAGATCCAGTGTACGCAGAAGCTTATGTCCATGTCAATCAGTATGACATTGTCCTGGATGTCCTGGTTGTTAATCAGACTAGCGACACCCTACAGAACTGCACCCTGGAGCTGGCGACACTTG GTGATCTTAAATTGGTTGAGAAACCATCTCCTCTTACATTGGCTCCTCACGACTTTGCCAACATAAAAGCCAATGTGAAAGTGGCTTCCACAGAGAATGGCATCATATTTGGAAACATAG TATATGATGTATCAGGAGCAGCCAGTGACAGGAACTGCGTAGTCCTCAGCGATATTCACATTGATATCATGGACTATATTCAGCCGGCCTCCTGCACAGATGCTGAGTTCAGACAGATGTGGGCTGAATTTGAGTGGGAAAATAAG GTTACCGTCAACACTAATATCATAGATCTGAACGAATACCTTCAACACATTCTTAATTCTACCAACATGAAGTGCTTGACCCCAGAGAAG GCCCTGTCTGGCATCTGTGGCTTTATGGCAGCAAATCTATATGCCCGCTCTATATTTGGGGAGGATGCCCTTGCAAACGTCAGCATTGAAAAGCCAATCCACATGGGACCTGATGCCCCAGTCAATGGCCATATTCGCATCCGAGCCAAAAGCCAG ggTATGGCTTTGAGTCTGGGTGACAAAATCAACCTGTCTCAGAAGAGGACCGGCGCATAA